In the genome of Bacillus thuringiensis, the window TCTTTCAATCATTTAAAAGTTTATTTAGCCGAGCAAAACAAGAAAAAACAAATGAATAAACAATATAAAATAAAAAGTTACCTTCCATCGGTAACTTTTATTCCTTATTTTGTACAGCTGGTAATATAATAATTGCTTCAGTGCCTTTTCCACTTTCACTCTTATATTCCAATGTACCATTATGCGCTTGTAAAATACTAAATGTTACCATAAGCCCTAGTCCTGTCCCTTTTTCTTTTAAAGAATAATATGGTTGCCCCAGCCTTACTAACTGTTCTTTCGTCATACCAACACCACTATCTTTAACTCTTATTATGATTGTTTCGTCTTTTTGAATAGCTGTTACTTTTAAATATCCTTTATTTCCTTGAATTGCTTCAATACCATTTTTAACAACATTCATAATAGCTTGCTTTAATTTTGTCTTATCACCAATCGTATAAAGACTTTCTGAAATTTCAACTTGTAAATATACACCTTGCATCGCCGCAAATGACGACATGAGAGTGGTCATTTCTATTAATTGGGCTGATAAACAAATGTGTTCTTTTTTCTCAATTTGCGGCCTTGCTAAATTCAAGTAATCTGAAATAATTTGTTCCGCCCGATCCAATTCAGCTAATACGAGACGCATATAATCCTTATTCTTCACATCTTCTGTACTTTCTAGCAATTGGATAAATCCACGAACAACAGTAAGTGGATTACGAACTTCATGTGCCACACTTGCTGCTAACTCACTTACAATATTAAGCTTTTCTGATTTTTGCATCTCTGTACGTAGCAATGCATTTTCATTTAAATATTCAGTTAAATACACCTGAAATACCATTGTCATGACCATGATAAGCGAGGCAAATATAAATCCGCTATATATTTGCGAAATATATGGTGTAAATCCTGTTTCCAAAAGAACATTAATCATGCCTAATACTAAAGATACAAGCACATAAAATGATGAAATCATAAATGCTAAAATTAATTTCTTATCTCTTGAAAAAAGAGACCATTTCTTTGATAAAAACAGCGGAACTATCAATAGAAATGTTACTTCTAAAACTGGAAGAAAGCTCATTCCCTTTAGTAACCATTCATATGCAACAAAAATAACCGCTGGGATTAAACCAACAATCCCACCATATAAAAAACCACTGACAATTGGAATTGGGTGAAAGTTATACCCACACACATTACCAAAACAAATAGAGTATGTCATGGAGAGAACGAGCGTAACGCTAGATAAAAACATAATAAAGTAACGATTTGGCTTCGGAGGCATTTCTTGATAGCGATTTAAACGAATCGCTTCATATAAAAATAGTGGTAAAATTATGATGGCAATTTGAATCAACAAATCACGGATAAGCTCCATAACCTCTCATCCCCTATATGTATTTTGATATGATTATATCATTTTATAGGTTTATTTGTTTTAAAATTTTGATTTTTCTTAACATATTTGTTAATTCTTTGTTAACAACTCATAATAATTGTTACAGATTTTCGAAATGATTGTAAACCCTGTACCAAATTTCCTTCGTGCAGTATACAATGAATACGGATTACAAAGAAAATGTAAAAATACTTTTTTAGACGGACAACTATAGCAAAATACAGCATATAATCCATACTATCTATGTTTACAAATAAGTGATCATTACTTTAGTAGGAGGAAGATAAATATGGCGGGTACTACGCTTGTTTTAAAAGAAGAAAATTTGGTTGTTCTAGAAAATGTTGAAAAATCAGTATATGAAGAGTTACAGCATAAAGCAGGAGATGAAGATTGCACATGTGCTGTGAACGAATCAGTTGTTCACCTTGGCAAGGTATCCTCTGTACTCTGGAATGAAGATGAAATAGATTGGGAATACGGATATTAAAAAGTCGCTTATAGCGGCTTTTTTCTCTTTTCTCTCTCTTTCTAAATTACATATACAAAGCGCAATCATAGAAAATATGATAAAATGAACTTAATTTTCAAACGGAAGAAAGGGAGATACAATGGAACAATTCATTAACCCTAGAGTGAAGGATATCCAAATTTCTGGAATCCGTCAATTCTCTAACATGATTCAAAACTATGATAATTTGATTTCTTTAACAATCGGACAACCCGATTTCCCTACACCTTCTCTCGTAAAAGAAGCGGCAAAACGGGCTATTACA includes:
- the kinB gene encoding sporulation sensor histidine kinase KinB: MELIRDLLIQIAIIILPLFLYEAIRLNRYQEMPPKPNRYFIMFLSSVTLVLSMTYSICFGNVCGYNFHPIPIVSGFLYGGIVGLIPAVIFVAYEWLLKGMSFLPVLEVTFLLIVPLFLSKKWSLFSRDKKLILAFMISSFYVLVSLVLGMINVLLETGFTPYISQIYSGFIFASLIMVMTMVFQVYLTEYLNENALLRTEMQKSEKLNIVSELAASVAHEVRNPLTVVRGFIQLLESTEDVKNKDYMRLVLAELDRAEQIISDYLNLARPQIEKKEHICLSAQLIEMTTLMSSFAAMQGVYLQVEISESLYTIGDKTKLKQAIMNVVKNGIEAIQGNKGYLKVTAIQKDETIIIRVKDSGVGMTKEQLVRLGQPYYSLKEKGTGLGLMVTFSILQAHNGTLEYKSESGKGTEAIIILPAVQNKE